The genomic segment ACATTGTTAACTGTGCACTGACTTTGTGACCTGACATCCAGAGTGAATTTGTTTAAAGGTTATCTGCACTCAATGATTCCCTGCTCACCACAAGCTgttgttttacattaaaaaaaaaaaagagactctTAAGGCATGCTGTCAAGCCCTTACCActttctcattttaaaatcGTCCTGGACGTCCACCATAGCCGCTGTTGTTTGAGCCCCCGTATCCACCtggaagcaaaaaaacaaagtcaaaatctGCACAAGAGGTCAGCGTACATAAACGCATCTACTTGTGAAGTCTGGGAACTCATACCAAAGTTCCTGCCGCCGCCGCCACCACCACCGCCAAAGTTGCCCTTCATGGGGCCAAAGTTAGAGGCCTGGGGGTCGTAGTGGCCCATGTTGTTGTAGTTATTTCCGCCACCGCCGCCTCCACCACCACAATTGCCTGTGATTACAGAGTTTGTAGGATTGGTCAACCTCAAGCAAGTTACAATTCTAGTAAAAGGCAGTGTAATGGCATTATCTTACCATAACCATTGCTGTCATAACCGTTTCCTCCATATCCACCACCCTGGTTGTAGCCCTGATTGTAACCACGGTTACCTCCATTATAGCCACCAGGACCACCAGGTCCGCCGCCATAGCCTAAAAATATAAGACAGCCTTAAAATATACtgtagaatttttaaaaaagcaaagaaaatagGAAGACACGACAAAACCATGCTCACCACCATCACCCCCGTTGCAATTGTAAGGACCATCTCCATATCGCCCCCTGCCACCTAAATAAGATAATCATAAGGTTTGGTATCACACAGTATAACAATCACTCCACCATCAACAAAATAAGCCATACCTTGATTGAAGCCCCTGTCGTAATCGTAGGGCCTGCCGCCAGTGTTGCGACCTCCTCTCATTCCCATACCCATTCCCGCACTCTGCATTTCCTGCTTTGTGAGGGCCTTCCTCACCTCACAGTTGTGAGAGTTGATAGTGTGGTATTTCTGGACTGTGGAAAGaatttttttgtaaacaagCTAGCCAACAATCAAAAGTCTGACAAAACATGCAGCTGGGAAAAAAGTCAACTTCTGCACTTACTGACAATCCGATCAACTGAATCGTGGTCATCAAACGTAACAAAGGCAAAGCCCCTCTTCTTCCCAGTGTTGCGGTCAGTCATGATATCAATGACCTCTATCTTGCCAAACTGCTGGAAATAATCCCTCAGGTGTGACTCCTCTGTGTCTTCTTTGATGCCTCCAACAAAGATCTTTTTCACAGTTATGTGGGCTCCTGGCCGGTTTGAGTCCTGGAATCAAAGACATTTGTTATTGTAATCACTATGCGCCTTTTGAATGCAAGAACAATTGCACCTCATCCAGTTGTTACACACCTCCCTGGAAACAGCTCGTTTCGGTTCTACCACTCTTCCATCGACCTTATGGGGACGGGCTGACATGGCAGCATCAACTTCCTGCACTGATGAATATGTTACAAAGCCAAAACCCCTCGATCTCTTGCTGTTGGGGTCCCTCATGACCTGAAAGAAAAATGCTTTTGGATTAGCTCATACATAGAGTAACCAACATGCTCTACATTCTTGCAAAATCATGACCACTCAAACAAGACTACATCTTTAATGAAACCCGACTTACCACGCAGTCTGTAAGAGTCCCCCATTGCTCAAAATGAGCACGCAGGCTTTCGTCTGTCGTCTCGAAGCTCAAGCCTCCGATGAACAGCTTGCGGAGCTGCTCCGGCTCACGTGGGACCTATACAATAGACAAAGCAATGCGATAACATCTGATTAGCTTCTCCAATGCCGGCTTTAATGTAATACCACCATAACTTTAATGTTATAGTAGTAGTAATTAATGCTGTTCACCGTCTACATACATCCTTCCCTGCTCCCCTTATTTAAATTCAGGGCGTGTGGAGGAGGGACACACCGCCGCCATTAACGTTAGCAAAACCGCTGAAAGACCAGCGAATAGGGCAAATATTAGAAGTAGCTATATGTCAGAGTAGGCCGTGATTTAAATGCGTGTTGAATTTAAGCGTGATTTTCCATCGTAAATGTTGATTCAAAGTCCTAAATTTCCACTGCAGCTCATCCGCAGGAACAAAAGGCCACGAGGCCTGGCTGCTATAAAATGGCGGCGTTTCAATGCAGGAAAGCTACTGCAGCTACGACCCAAACCGGAGACTGTACTACGAATCAAAAGCATGCAGCAACTTCATATTTCCTACCTTCCCTAACATAAAACAACGCATACAATAACAGAGCAGTACTCCCGAGCCCAGTACTCACACTCTCTCTCGACATGTTGCAGATTTAGCCTTGAAGACGTGTTGTGTAACAAACGAAGAGCCGAGATCTGCGTCAGACGAGCGTAGCCTGCTATTCAACAGTACAATAAATAGCAACGGTAACGCCCCTGTCGCACGGCAATTGGGCAGCTATTCCCGCTGCAGTTTGTC from the Pelmatolapia mariae isolate MD_Pm_ZW linkage group LG20, Pm_UMD_F_2, whole genome shotgun sequence genome contains:
- the hnrnpa1b gene encoding heterogeneous nuclear ribonucleoprotein A1b codes for the protein MSRESVPREPEQLRKLFIGGLSFETTDESLRAHFEQWGTLTDCVVMRDPNSKRSRGFGFVTYSSVQEVDAAMSARPHKVDGRVVEPKRAVSREDSNRPGAHITVKKIFVGGIKEDTEESHLRDYFQQFGKIEVIDIMTDRNTGKKRGFAFVTFDDHDSVDRIVIQKYHTINSHNCEVRKALTKQEMQSAGMGMGMRGGRNTGGRPYDYDRGFNQGGRGRYGDGPYNCNGGDGGYGGGPGGPGGYNGGNRGYNQGYNQGGGYGGNGYDSNGYGNCGGGGGGGGNNYNNMGHYDPQASNFGPMKGNFGGGGGGGGRNFGGYGGSNNSGYGGRPGRF